A window from Culex pipiens pallens isolate TS chromosome 3, TS_CPP_V2, whole genome shotgun sequence encodes these proteins:
- the LOC120415086 gene encoding uncharacterized protein LOC120415086 — MQKTAFVLAALVACLIPLSSGHGMVLDPIARGSRWRCSGKAPRNYDDNGLYCGGYFTQWDKNGGKCGLCGDNYADEMPRMNELGGTYGQGEIVQQYQKGGVIDVKVMVTANHMGHFEFNLCDLDEAMGNETEACYGQYPLLDAKGNRKWYLKSAATGEYLVKVQLPKELTCEHCSLQWTYVAGNNWGWCGDGTGALGCGPQETFRTCSDISILESSDVRLYEGFDYCSWASRSLNSISVDDEIPESDVEEQD; from the exons ATGCAGAAAACCGCGTTTGTTCTGGCTGCCTTGGTGGCATGCTTGATTCCACTGAGCAGTGGCCACGGCATGGTCCTGGATCCGATAGCCCGGGGTTCCCGATGGCGGTGCAGTGGGAAGGCTCCAAGGAATTACGACGATAACGGGTTGTATTGCGGGGGATACTTTACGCAATGGGATAAGAACGGCGGAAAATGTGGCCTGTGTGGGGACAATTATGCCGACGAAATGCCCAGGATGAACGAGCTGGGCGGCACCTACGGACAGGGAGAGATTGTGCAACAATACCAGAAAGGTGGAGTTATAGACGTGAAGGTCATGGTCACCGCCAACCACATGGGACACTTTGAATTCAATCTGTGCGACCTGGATGAAGCGATGGGCAACGAAACGGAAGCGTGCTACGGACAGTATCCGCTGCTGGACGCCAAAGGGAATCGAAAGTGGTACCTCAAATCGGCAGCGACTGGGGAATATCTGGTTAAGGTGCAGCTGCCCAAGGAGCTGACCTGCGAGCACTGCAGTTTGCAGTGGACTTATGTGGCAG GAAACAACTGGGGCTGGTGTGGTGACGGTACCGGAGCCCTCGGTTGTGGCCCCCAGGAAACGTTCCGGACGTGCTCGGACATTAGCATTCTCGAAAGCAGTGACGTTCGGCTGTACGAGGGCTTCGACTACTGCTCCTGGGCGTCGCGTTCGCTCAATTCGATTTCCGTCGACGACGAGATTCCCGAATCGGACGTGGAGGAGCAAGATTAG